One genomic window of Leptospira paudalimensis includes the following:
- a CDS encoding transglycosylase domain-containing protein — translation MNYKNNSFYLILEVLYGHLIDILRFFWKKKNQVLTIGFLVGIFLSFFFLAGAYVVWSGEETRVHKSLEKYRSEVSNFYDSFQPKSVKILDRSGKVMGEFYRRNFRPIRTDNLRKHNVIVWAVLSSEDREFFSHSGINYTAILRAVVTNLVQFRLSQGGSTISQQLAKLTLNLGKRNLFNKLTELYCTFYIESQYSKEEILAMYLNQIFLGEGNTGVEEAARYYFRKPASELSPEEAALLVGIIPAPSVYNPVRNLGIALSRQKRVLYDMARNPELHPSQKDIPVKFSDSIEVNLKRFRTIYKVKESKDEDGNPKYSSEIGKYGADKDFRVNLAPDFNAEIRRFILEKFSNEDLEERGLLVYTTLDLEKQRFAEEALRIGVDSVRADLSKQELEYQSKGKADLAEVTRGILPQLSGSMISLDPETGDVEALVGGYKISNVFRFNRAEEAKRQPGSTIKALVYALAFEKRIVNPSSKIKDEKLDISGYSPKNWYKGYKGEITVRQALAQSVNTVSVKLLHEVGISYFIQKLSAILSIPEEEAEQRFQRNLSLALGSGELSPMELSTIYATLMNGGRRVTPRKIIKITDMDGNEFYNTIPNEAAEQILDPVACAMAINTLQSVLTEEGTMTLKRKEGEPFLYAGKTGTVQSPKLKSSKWKGMKGVRDVWFAGLTPRNVTVVWVGHDEGAPFPGSGSGVSGGIWYRYIQNVKSKLGMGNQLIPSFVGDFVKVDVCADDGTLIENNPEYICKVPLYAQYYYIGDLPPKRIGFNKSEPQPNPLSQPNNMEEDDSEISTYNADGSKTQPAAVDSVELEPPLIDNRRVRYNEENP, via the coding sequence ATGAACTATAAAAATAATTCCTTTTATTTGATTTTAGAAGTTTTATATGGTCATCTAATCGATATTTTGCGATTCTTTTGGAAAAAGAAGAACCAGGTTTTGACAATTGGATTCCTTGTTGGAATTTTTCTCAGTTTTTTCTTCTTGGCAGGTGCTTACGTCGTTTGGTCTGGCGAAGAAACAAGGGTACATAAATCATTAGAGAAATACCGATCAGAAGTATCCAATTTTTATGATAGTTTCCAACCCAAGTCTGTAAAAATTCTGGATCGAAGTGGGAAAGTGATGGGTGAATTTTATCGCCGTAATTTTCGCCCGATTCGAACTGATAATTTAAGAAAACATAACGTAATCGTTTGGGCAGTACTTTCCTCTGAAGATAGAGAATTTTTTTCCCATTCAGGCATTAATTACACGGCAATCTTACGTGCAGTTGTTACAAACTTAGTCCAATTTAGGTTGTCACAAGGTGGATCTACCATCTCACAGCAGTTAGCAAAACTAACTCTCAATCTAGGAAAACGAAATTTATTCAATAAACTTACTGAGTTATATTGTACATTTTATATCGAAAGCCAATATTCGAAGGAAGAAATATTGGCAATGTATCTGAACCAAATTTTTTTGGGAGAAGGAAATACTGGTGTGGAAGAGGCGGCCAGATATTATTTTCGGAAACCTGCATCGGAACTTAGCCCTGAAGAAGCGGCACTTCTAGTAGGTATCATTCCAGCACCAAGTGTGTATAATCCTGTTCGGAATTTAGGAATTGCACTTTCTCGCCAAAAACGCGTGTTATACGATATGGCACGAAATCCGGAACTACATCCTTCACAAAAAGATATCCCTGTAAAATTTTCCGACTCTATCGAAGTCAATTTAAAACGGTTTCGAACGATTTATAAAGTGAAAGAATCAAAAGACGAAGATGGGAATCCAAAGTATTCAAGTGAAATTGGAAAATACGGTGCGGATAAAGACTTTCGTGTTAATTTAGCCCCAGATTTTAATGCTGAGATCAGAAGGTTCATTCTCGAGAAGTTTTCAAATGAGGATTTAGAGGAAAGGGGACTTCTTGTATATACTACCTTAGATTTGGAAAAACAAAGGTTCGCTGAAGAAGCATTGAGAATTGGTGTTGATTCTGTGCGTGCAGATCTCTCCAAACAAGAGTTAGAGTATCAAAGTAAAGGTAAAGCTGATTTAGCTGAAGTGACAAGAGGAATTTTACCGCAACTTAGTGGATCGATGATTTCGTTAGATCCAGAAACAGGAGATGTCGAAGCACTTGTAGGAGGTTATAAAATTTCCAATGTGTTTCGTTTTAATCGTGCTGAAGAAGCAAAACGTCAACCTGGATCCACAATCAAAGCTTTGGTATATGCATTGGCCTTTGAAAAACGAATCGTAAATCCATCCTCAAAAATCAAAGATGAGAAATTAGATATTTCAGGTTATTCACCAAAAAACTGGTATAAAGGTTATAAAGGAGAGATTACTGTCCGCCAAGCTTTAGCACAATCAGTCAATACGGTCTCTGTCAAATTATTACATGAAGTTGGGATTTCGTATTTCATTCAAAAATTAAGTGCCATTTTGTCCATACCTGAAGAGGAAGCAGAACAAAGATTCCAACGTAATCTTTCCCTGGCCCTTGGTTCAGGGGAACTGAGTCCAATGGAATTATCAACAATCTATGCGACACTCATGAATGGCGGAAGAAGAGTTACTCCTCGAAAGATTATCAAAATCACAGATATGGATGGGAACGAGTTTTACAATACAATTCCCAATGAAGCCGCAGAACAGATATTAGATCCTGTCGCTTGTGCAATGGCGATCAACACGTTACAGTCAGTACTCACAGAAGAAGGAACGATGACCCTTAAACGAAAGGAAGGGGAACCATTTTTGTATGCAGGGAAAACTGGAACAGTACAATCCCCTAAACTCAAATCATCGAAATGGAAAGGTATGAAAGGTGTGAGAGATGTTTGGTTTGCAGGTCTTACTCCGAGAAATGTAACTGTTGTTTGGGTAGGTCATGATGAGGGAGCACCTTTCCCTGGGTCAGGTTCCGGAGTTTCAGGTGGGATCTGGTATCGCTACATTCAAAATGTAAAATCCAAATTGGGAATGGGAAACCAACTCATTCCAAGTTTTGTCGGTGATTTTGTGAAGGTGGATGTTTGTGCTGATGATGGTACACTCATTGAAAATAATCCCGAGTATATTTGTAAAGTGCCACTTTATGCACAGTACTATTATATAGGTGATTTACCTCCCAAACGAATTGGATTTAATAAATCGGAACCACAACCTAATCCACTATCACAACCAAACAATATGGAAGAGGATGATTCAGAAATTTCAACGTATAATGCAGATGGATCCAAAACACAACCAGCAGCAGTTGATTCCGTTGAATTGGAACCACCGCTTATAGATAATCGGCGAGTTCGCTATAACGAAGAAAATCCTTAG
- the lon gene encoding endopeptidase La yields METNEFWENPTKLARLEDTLPKQIFLLPIKVRPVFPGIITPLIVPPGRFIQSIEESSKGAGFLGLILLKEDESELPSEDNIFQIGVVARILKKINLPDGGMNILVNTIQRFKINSIHTKEPMLIANVSYPEEELGTSKNNIKALMRTLLILTKELAQNNPLFTEDMKLTMMNVNEPAKMADFVCSILNLEKEEYQSVIEAIPINDRLEKVLLFLKKEIELVVLQKKIQEQINDKIDNQQRQFFLREQLKAIQQELGVGEDKTEQKYDKLLTRLKSIPVAEEIIVEVEREIDKFKNSDPISSDYNVIRNYLDLVDSLPWEKPEAKDINLLNAKKVLNRDHHKLEDVKERILEFLAVHKLNPKSKGSILCLVGPPGVGKTSIAKSIAEALGRKFYRFSVGGVRDEAEIKGHRRTYIGAMPGKLINALKITKERDTVILLDEIDKMSQGYQGDPQAALLEVLDPEQNFNFRDHYLDLPFDLSDVLFIATANTFEPIPRVLLDRMEVIQLSGYITEEKVQIFQKYLWSKIFIKNGLNPDLFSMKKETVSHLINSYSRESGLRGLEKTFDKLVRKLALKQVLKEKYSKEIREKDLVEYLGPPPFVDDRMTIPKVPGTALGLAWTNAGGSTLLIEAVLIPGKGGLTLTGQMGKMMEESANIALSFVKNYLNNDALFEKKAIHLHVPDGATPKDGPSAGITMATAILSLVSNRIVNPGFGMTGELTLTGEVLAIGGLREKIVAAKRVGIKKIIFPKDNEKAFQEIPDYVKKGVTFYPVTRFEEVESLVFPKTKSKKK; encoded by the coding sequence TTGGAAACAAATGAATTTTGGGAAAACCCAACCAAATTGGCAAGACTAGAAGATACTTTACCGAAACAGATCTTTTTACTTCCGATCAAAGTACGACCTGTTTTTCCTGGAATCATTACACCTCTTATCGTTCCTCCAGGTAGGTTCATTCAGTCCATTGAAGAGTCATCCAAAGGTGCTGGATTCTTAGGCCTCATCTTGTTAAAGGAAGATGAATCTGAACTTCCTTCTGAAGATAATATTTTCCAAATCGGTGTTGTTGCTAGGATTTTAAAAAAAATCAACCTACCAGATGGTGGGATGAATATTTTGGTGAATACGATCCAACGATTTAAAATCAATTCCATCCATACCAAAGAACCAATGTTAATTGCCAATGTGAGTTACCCAGAAGAAGAATTGGGTACAAGTAAAAATAACATCAAAGCATTGATGCGAACATTACTGATTTTGACTAAAGAACTCGCACAAAACAATCCATTATTCACAGAAGATATGAAGTTAACCATGATGAATGTGAATGAACCAGCTAAGATGGCTGATTTTGTTTGTTCCATTCTCAATTTGGAAAAAGAAGAATATCAATCTGTCATTGAAGCCATTCCAATCAATGATCGACTCGAAAAAGTTTTACTTTTTTTAAAGAAAGAAATTGAACTAGTCGTTTTACAGAAAAAAATCCAAGAACAAATCAATGATAAAATTGATAACCAACAAAGACAGTTTTTCCTAAGGGAACAATTGAAGGCAATTCAACAAGAGTTAGGTGTTGGTGAAGACAAAACAGAACAAAAATATGATAAACTCCTCACTCGTTTAAAATCCATTCCTGTTGCGGAAGAGATCATTGTTGAAGTGGAACGAGAGATAGATAAATTCAAAAACTCAGATCCAATTTCCAGTGATTATAATGTGATTCGAAATTATTTGGATTTAGTGGATAGTTTGCCTTGGGAAAAACCGGAAGCAAAAGATATCAACTTACTTAATGCCAAAAAAGTTTTAAACCGTGACCATCATAAGTTAGAAGATGTAAAGGAAAGGATTTTAGAATTCTTAGCAGTTCACAAATTAAATCCGAAAAGTAAAGGTTCCATTCTTTGTTTAGTAGGACCTCCTGGTGTTGGAAAAACTTCGATTGCAAAATCCATTGCAGAAGCACTCGGACGAAAGTTTTACCGTTTTTCTGTGGGTGGTGTGAGAGATGAGGCTGAGATCAAAGGCCATAGGCGAACCTACATAGGTGCGATGCCAGGGAAACTCATCAATGCACTAAAAATCACGAAAGAGCGTGATACTGTGATTTTGTTAGATGAGATTGATAAGATGTCACAAGGTTACCAAGGAGACCCACAAGCGGCTCTTCTTGAGGTTCTGGACCCAGAACAAAACTTTAATTTTAGAGACCATTACTTAGATCTTCCATTTGATTTGTCGGATGTACTGTTTATTGCCACTGCCAATACCTTTGAACCCATTCCAAGAGTTTTACTCGATCGTATGGAAGTGATCCAACTTTCAGGTTACATCACAGAAGAAAAGGTTCAAATCTTTCAAAAGTATTTGTGGAGTAAAATCTTCATTAAAAATGGATTAAATCCTGATTTGTTTTCGATGAAAAAGGAAACTGTGAGCCATCTCATCAACTCCTATTCTAGAGAATCGGGATTACGTGGACTTGAAAAAACTTTCGATAAATTGGTTCGTAAACTTGCCCTTAAACAAGTGTTAAAGGAAAAGTATTCCAAAGAAATTCGTGAAAAAGATTTGGTCGAATATTTAGGACCTCCACCGTTTGTGGACGACCGTATGACAATTCCAAAAGTTCCAGGGACGGCTCTTGGACTTGCTTGGACCAATGCAGGTGGATCAACACTTCTCATTGAAGCTGTCCTCATCCCAGGAAAGGGAGGTTTGACTCTCACCGGACAAATGGGAAAAATGATGGAAGAGTCAGCAAACATTGCTTTGTCGTTTGTGAAAAACTATTTGAACAACGATGCGTTGTTTGAGAAAAAAGCCATCCACTTACACGTACCAGATGGTGCAACTCCCAAAGATGGTCCAAGTGCTGGGATCACAATGGCAACAGCCATATTATCACTTGTCTCTAATCGTATCGTAAACCCTGGTTTTGGTATGACTGGTGAGTTAACTTTAACTGGTGAGGTATTGGCAATTGGTGGATTACGTGAAAAAATTGTAGCCGCCAAACGAGTTGGAATTAAAAAAATTATCTTTCCAAAAGATAATGAAAAAGCATTCCAAGAAATCCCTGATTACGTGAAAAAAGGTGTTACCTTCTATCCAGTCACTCGTTTTGAAGAAGTGGAATCATTGGTTTTTCCTAAAACAAAGAGTAAGAAAAAATGA
- a CDS encoding histidine kinase gives MEKISGMGKETSEISDHIKLHIENGKILSLKTHRVSKSVEEHIKEAVGLILDRLTYPTLVPTLYTIIKELAINACKANQKRVFFEERGYSMLNHSEYARGVREYREMFSEEMSNEFGIKAKKKGYYCLINFKYNDDGIIIEVINNTPIAKEEEKAIRERLEKGMMYDDIAQFYIDNADTSEGAGLGLALILIMLKGEGIDPNFFRIIIGEDSTIARLEIPLTEKFISQRDSN, from the coding sequence ATGGAAAAGATTTCGGGTATGGGAAAGGAAACAAGCGAGATTTCTGATCACATCAAATTACATATCGAAAACGGGAAAATTCTCTCGCTAAAGACCCATCGGGTCTCCAAATCCGTTGAGGAACACATAAAGGAGGCCGTAGGTCTCATTTTGGACAGACTCACTTACCCTACCCTTGTTCCCACTCTCTATACCATCATCAAAGAACTCGCCATCAATGCTTGTAAGGCCAACCAAAAACGGGTCTTTTTTGAAGAAAGGGGTTATAGTATGTTAAACCATTCCGAATATGCGAGAGGGGTTCGGGAATACCGGGAAATGTTTTCGGAAGAAATGTCGAACGAGTTCGGGATCAAAGCCAAAAAAAAAGGATATTACTGCCTCATTAATTTTAAATACAACGATGATGGTATCATCATTGAAGTGATCAATAATACACCCATTGCCAAAGAAGAAGAAAAAGCCATCCGGGAACGATTGGAAAAAGGGATGATGTATGATGATATCGCTCAGTTTTATATCGACAATGCAGATACATCTGAAGGTGCGGGACTTGGCCTTGCGCTCATCCTCATTATGTTAAAAGGGGAAGGGATTGATCCTAATTTTTTTAGAATCATCATTGGCGAAGATTCCACCATTGCAAGATTGGAAATACCTTTAACGGAAAAGTTTATTTCCCAACGCGATTCTAATTAA
- a CDS encoding tRNA (cytidine(34)-2'-O)-methyltransferase yields MEVALYRPEIPPNTGNIARLCVNAGVPLSIVGEPAFDLSEKAVRRAGLDYWKDLDLTQFPSFEEFQRTKQVEGKRIFLVSKFGKKTYWDVSFSSQDVFLFGRETSGLPEEILKGHPSDQIISIPMAETSRSINLSNAVAIILYEALRQEKTRTNP; encoded by the coding sequence TTGGAAGTTGCATTGTATCGCCCAGAAATTCCACCTAACACTGGTAACATTGCCCGTTTGTGTGTGAATGCTGGGGTTCCTCTGTCCATTGTAGGGGAGCCAGCCTTTGATCTTTCGGAGAAGGCAGTGAGGAGGGCGGGACTCGACTATTGGAAGGACTTGGATTTGACTCAGTTTCCTTCCTTTGAAGAATTCCAAAGGACAAAACAAGTAGAAGGGAAACGAATTTTTCTCGTATCCAAGTTTGGAAAAAAAACCTATTGGGATGTTTCGTTCTCCTCGCAGGATGTGTTTTTATTTGGTCGTGAAACCTCTGGGCTTCCAGAGGAAATACTCAAAGGTCACCCTTCTGACCAAATCATTTCGATTCCTATGGCAGAAACGAGTCGTTCGATCAATTTATCCAATGCTGTTGCCATCATCCTTTATGAAGCACTGCGCCAAGAAAAAACAAGGACTAATCCCTAA
- a CDS encoding glycosyltransferase family 2 protein has translation MSSIPLSCTIITLNEEDNLSRTLQAISFIEDIVVVDSGSTDDTVNIAKSFGARVYHHEFQNYADQKNFAITKTKHDWVLAIDADEVVSPKLKEEILFLFSKLPLETKGYLVPRLTYYLGKWIRFGGYYPNYQMRLFQKSEGQFSGGLVHERVKLNGKPSKLKNPLFHYSYKNISDHLKFIDRYSSLFAEEEFRKGKRSSVFWAFLKGCFKGFYMYWIRLGILDGKQGFVLALLGFYYNFLKYLKLYEKSNSVPSFFVMVDSIHDVESKKSTKKDSDQIHV, from the coding sequence ATGTCATCAATTCCCCTTTCTTGTACCATCATCACTTTAAACGAAGAAGACAATCTCAGTCGCACACTCCAAGCGATTTCCTTCATCGAAGATATCGTAGTCGTGGACTCAGGTTCCACTGATGATACTGTGAACATCGCCAAATCGTTTGGTGCACGTGTTTACCATCACGAGTTTCAAAACTATGCTGACCAAAAAAACTTTGCGATCACAAAAACAAAACATGATTGGGTCCTTGCCATCGATGCTGACGAAGTTGTTTCCCCGAAACTCAAAGAAGAAATTCTTTTTCTTTTTTCAAAACTTCCTTTAGAAACAAAGGGGTATCTCGTCCCAAGGCTAACCTATTATCTAGGCAAATGGATTCGATTTGGTGGATATTATCCAAATTACCAAATGCGTTTGTTCCAGAAATCAGAAGGACAATTTAGCGGTGGTTTGGTGCACGAAAGAGTCAAACTCAACGGGAAACCATCAAAGTTAAAAAATCCACTTTTCCATTATTCTTACAAAAACATTTCAGATCATTTAAAGTTTATAGATCGTTATTCGAGTCTGTTTGCAGAAGAAGAATTTAGAAAAGGAAAACGATCTTCGGTTTTTTGGGCTTTCTTAAAGGGATGTTTTAAAGGATTTTATATGTATTGGATTCGATTGGGAATCCTAGATGGAAAACAAGGTTTTGTCCTTGCTCTCCTTGGGTTTTATTATAATTTTTTAAAGTATTTGAAGTTGTATGAGAAATCGAACTCAGTCCCTTCTTTCTTTGTTATGGTTGATTCGATTCATGATGTAGAGAGCAAAAAATCCACCAAGAAAGATAGCGACCAAATTCACGTTTGA
- the uvrB gene encoding excinuclease ABC subunit UvrB, with protein sequence MANFKMVSPFKAAGDQVKAIENIAKSFGEGKNKITLVGVTGSGKTFTMAEVITRVKKPTLILSHNKTLAAQLFREFKEFFPENAVEYFVSYYDYYQPEAYVPSSDTFIEKDMSMNEEIDKLRLRATSSLLERDDVIIVSSVSCIYGLGSPEDYMNSVVMLHVGDKIDRDQIIRKFLHIQYARNDIDFSRGNFRVRGDTIEIMPSYQEEGIRIELFGDEIDGLSKIDPLTGKVKTKLDRVVVYPAKHFITSGPKIKDAIEKIKEEMAAQKEYFLKQGKHLEAERIESRTNYDMEMLLELGYCSGIENYSRHLTGRSEGERPACLLDYFPSKDFLLIIDESHVTLPQIGGMYAGDRSRKQTLVEFGFRLPSALDNRPLNFVEFESMTPRTLYVSATPDTNELEKSEAVFEQIIRPTGLLDPIVEVRPTTNQIEDLLNEIRIRIEQKERILITTLTKKMSEDLTDYYKEVGLKIAYLHSEIDTIERTEIIRDLRRGVYDCIVGINLLREGLDIPEVSLVAILDADKEGFLRNYKSLIQTIGRAARNVNGKAILYADRMTDSIKKAISETERRRLIQESHNQKMGITPQTIKKEIHDILPREMAEEDSKEEALKDLEKEFTLKKYKTKDKLREALKREMLRYAQDLDFEKAAMFRDKMLALGPDKIES encoded by the coding sequence ATGGCAAATTTCAAAATGGTTTCTCCTTTCAAAGCTGCCGGAGACCAAGTGAAAGCAATTGAAAATATTGCGAAGTCATTCGGTGAAGGTAAAAATAAAATCACCCTCGTGGGTGTGACAGGTTCAGGGAAAACCTTTACGATGGCTGAGGTCATCACCCGAGTCAAAAAACCAACACTGATATTATCTCATAACAAAACCTTAGCTGCACAATTATTTCGTGAGTTTAAGGAATTTTTTCCTGAAAATGCCGTAGAATATTTTGTATCCTATTACGATTATTACCAACCTGAAGCTTACGTGCCATCATCGGATACATTTATCGAAAAAGATATGTCGATGAATGAAGAGATCGACAAACTCAGGTTACGTGCAACATCAAGTTTATTAGAACGTGATGATGTGATCATTGTTAGTTCTGTGTCTTGTATTTATGGTTTGGGTTCCCCTGAAGATTATATGAACTCGGTTGTCATGTTACATGTAGGTGATAAAATCGATCGTGACCAAATCATTCGTAAGTTTTTACACATCCAATATGCAAGAAACGATATTGATTTTAGTCGTGGGAATTTCCGAGTTCGTGGAGATACCATTGAAATTATGCCTTCTTACCAAGAGGAGGGAATTCGAATCGAACTCTTTGGTGATGAAATAGACGGACTTTCCAAAATTGATCCACTCACCGGAAAGGTAAAAACCAAACTGGACCGAGTGGTTGTGTACCCTGCAAAACACTTCATTACTTCCGGCCCAAAAATCAAAGATGCCATTGAAAAAATCAAAGAAGAGATGGCGGCCCAAAAAGAGTATTTTTTAAAACAAGGAAAACACTTAGAAGCCGAACGAATTGAATCTCGTACGAATTACGACATGGAAATGTTACTCGAACTTGGGTATTGTAGTGGGATTGAAAACTATTCGAGGCATTTGACAGGAAGGTCGGAAGGAGAAAGGCCTGCCTGTTTACTCGATTATTTTCCTAGTAAAGATTTTTTACTCATCATTGACGAGTCACACGTAACTCTCCCACAAATTGGTGGGATGTATGCAGGTGATAGATCCAGAAAACAAACGTTAGTTGAGTTTGGTTTTCGTCTACCAAGTGCCCTTGACAATCGTCCACTTAACTTTGTGGAATTTGAATCCATGACACCAAGGACTTTGTATGTATCTGCCACACCCGATACAAACGAACTCGAAAAAAGTGAAGCGGTATTTGAACAAATCATTCGCCCTACGGGACTTCTTGATCCAATTGTGGAAGTAAGACCAACCACCAATCAAATTGAAGACTTACTCAATGAAATTCGAATACGGATCGAACAAAAGGAAAGAATCCTTATCACCACTTTGACTAAAAAAATGTCAGAAGATTTAACTGATTATTACAAAGAAGTGGGTCTAAAAATCGCTTACTTACATTCAGAAATTGATACCATCGAAAGAACGGAAATCATCCGAGATTTACGTAGAGGTGTTTATGATTGTATCGTCGGGATCAATTTACTCCGTGAAGGTTTGGATATTCCAGAAGTATCTCTTGTTGCCATCCTTGATGCAGACAAAGAAGGTTTTTTGCGTAATTACAAATCTCTGATTCAGACCATTGGTCGAGCTGCAAGGAACGTAAATGGAAAGGCAATTTTGTATGCGGATCGAATGACTGATTCCATCAAAAAAGCAATAAGTGAAACGGAGAGACGTCGATTGATCCAGGAGTCGCATAACCAAAAAATGGGTATCACTCCACAAACAATCAAAAAGGAAATTCACGATATCCTTCCGAGAGAGATGGCGGAAGAGGATAGCAAAGAAGAAGCCTTAAAAGATTTAGAAAAAGAATTTACATTGAAGAAATACAAAACCAAAGACAAGTTACGTGAAGCATTAAAACGAGAAATGTTACGTTATGCTCAAGATTTGGATTTTGAAAAAGCTGCTATGTTTCGTGACAAAATGTTAGCACTCGGCCCAGATAAAATCGAATCATAA
- a CDS encoding ATP-binding protein has translation MPFPLSRTELEKEIKTLFSNGLSGNVNDFTSWVFMETQRKFKDVPNVTLETVTTVMDEFVKDGLITTNPIDPREYYITDESPIIRKMGTSESFVILGALHYNPMQYVRARLAYFLKRNGIDEELRMDLCIATVEAVENAAKYGDGGGVEVTFQIDKQKVFSIEMINTVKDFNLEDDIQRGKFSSTATLMRGMMVMQKLFDSVDLEITDNRKQAILKATRKLT, from the coding sequence ATGCCGTTCCCTCTCTCCAGAACCGAGTTAGAGAAAGAAATCAAAACTTTGTTCTCCAATGGACTTTCGGGGAATGTGAACGATTTTACCTCTTGGGTGTTTATGGAAACCCAGAGAAAATTCAAAGATGTACCAAACGTCACTTTGGAAACAGTCACGACAGTGATGGATGAGTTTGTCAAAGACGGACTCATCACCACAAACCCCATTGACCCACGAGAGTATTACATTACGGACGAGTCTCCTATCATCCGCAAGATGGGAACATCAGAATCTTTTGTGATCCTCGGAGCACTTCACTATAACCCGATGCAATATGTGCGAGCAAGGCTTGCCTATTTTCTCAAACGGAATGGAATTGATGAAGAGTTACGGATGGATCTATGCATTGCCACTGTGGAAGCCGTAGAAAATGCCGCAAAGTATGGTGATGGTGGTGGTGTGGAAGTAACCTTTCAAATTGATAAACAAAAAGTCTTTAGCATTGAAATGATCAATACCGTAAAAGATTTTAATTTAGAAGATGATATCCAAAGGGGTAAATTTTCTTCCACAGCAACACTGATGCGCGGAATGATGGTCATGCAAAAACTTTTTGATTCAGTGGACTTAGAGATCACTGATAACAGAAAACAAGCTATCCTAAAAGCAACTCGTAAACTAACATAG
- a CDS encoding S1 RNA-binding domain-containing protein, translating to MKGPSSEFDRLLEESFKKRQSIEPGSRHEAKVTAVKNDYVFIRTIDNKVIGNISTEEWREEVLPKIGDTLIVYFLKENSGDFYFTTCLSQDNLTEENLELANQFEIPVLGQLLLEGNGGWDVKLGSYTAFVPFSQLDVSLKGKNISGKRIKFIISELGKKQSKILLSQKKIADKERETKKQLLRDELKVGMFVSCTVKSIHKFGLIVDMDGLDALVPQSEATYKKSPDLTTEFRVGETLRAKILTLDWSTNKISLSVKDFLSDPWSGKLPFKESDIILGTIESIKPFGLFVRLGEDFSGLVPNKETGIPQRTPLNTVFQPGQKLEVFVLEINPEKRQIALSISKASEAKDRMEYQEYLSKDESNPSVSSFGLALKKSLENQNQKKKK from the coding sequence ATGAAAGGCCCATCCTCAGAATTTGACCGTTTATTAGAAGAAAGTTTTAAAAAAAGACAATCCATTGAACCTGGCTCACGCCATGAAGCGAAAGTAACAGCTGTTAAGAATGACTATGTATTCATTAGAACCATTGACAACAAGGTCATTGGGAATATCTCTACAGAAGAATGGAGAGAAGAAGTGTTACCAAAAATTGGTGACACTCTTATCGTTTATTTCTTAAAAGAAAACTCTGGTGATTTTTATTTCACCACTTGCCTCTCGCAAGACAACCTAACAGAAGAAAATTTAGAACTCGCAAATCAATTTGAAATCCCAGTGCTTGGCCAACTCTTATTAGAAGGGAATGGTGGATGGGATGTGAAACTCGGTAGTTATACCGCTTTTGTCCCGTTCAGCCAATTGGATGTATCACTCAAAGGTAAAAATATTTCTGGTAAACGGATAAAGTTTATCATCTCTGAACTTGGGAAAAAACAATCCAAAATCCTTCTTTCTCAAAAGAAAATTGCTGATAAAGAAAGAGAAACCAAAAAACAACTGTTACGTGATGAATTGAAGGTAGGAATGTTTGTATCCTGCACTGTCAAAAGTATTCATAAGTTTGGACTCATCGTGGATATGGATGGACTTGATGCTCTAGTTCCACAATCCGAAGCAACATACAAAAAAAGTCCAGACCTCACAACCGAGTTTCGAGTGGGAGAAACACTCCGTGCAAAAATTCTAACTTTGGATTGGTCTACGAATAAAATTTCTCTCAGTGTAAAAGACTTCTTATCTGATCCATGGTCTGGCAAACTTCCATTTAAAGAATCTGACATCATACTAGGAACTATAGAATCCATCAAACCTTTCGGACTTTTTGTACGCTTAGGAGAAGATTTTTCTGGTCTTGTTCCCAACAAAGAAACGGGAATTCCACAAAGGACTCCACTGAACACAGTGTTCCAACCTGGCCAGAAACTAGAAGTGTTTGTATTGGAAATCAATCCTGAAAAAAGACAAATTGCTTTATCTATCTCTAAAGCTTCAGAAGCTAAAGACAGAATGGAATACCAAGAGTATCTTTCTAAAGATGAGTCCAATCCTTCGGTATCCAGTTTTGGTCTTGCATTAAAAAAATCTTTGGAAAACCAAAACCAAAAAAAGAAGAAGTAG